The Octadecabacter arcticus 238 genome contains a region encoding:
- a CDS encoding cytochrome c oxidase assembly protein produces the protein MKMNPFHYISEGANRTAAQAVSVVVLMGALSWASVPFYDWFCRVTGFGGVTNIATSGSDTILDQTITVRFDSAVASDMPWTFKPVQREMEVRIGETVLAFYEATNPTDHAIAGSASYNVAPYEAGVFFDKIDCFCFEQQILQPGETVNMPVTFYIDPAIVDDREGQYVHTITLGYTFHLNDLPLEYEQATLEVDDQAALDAVQSTDLN, from the coding sequence ATGAAAATGAATCCGTTTCATTATATCAGCGAAGGCGCGAACCGCACGGCTGCACAGGCCGTTAGTGTTGTCGTTCTGATGGGGGCCCTATCGTGGGCATCCGTGCCGTTTTATGACTGGTTCTGCCGCGTCACCGGGTTTGGTGGCGTTACTAATATCGCCACATCCGGCAGCGATACGATTCTGGATCAGACCATCACAGTGCGGTTTGACAGCGCGGTGGCTTCTGACATGCCGTGGACGTTCAAACCCGTACAGCGCGAGATGGAGGTCCGTATTGGTGAAACAGTTCTGGCCTTTTATGAGGCCACCAACCCGACCGATCATGCCATAGCGGGGTCCGCGTCCTATAACGTTGCCCCCTACGAGGCTGGCGTATTTTTCGATAAGATCGACTGCTTCTGCTTTGAACAGCAGATCCTGCAACCGGGTGAAACGGTCAATATGCCTGTCACTTTCTATATCGATCCGGCCATTGTCGACGACCGCGAAGGGCAGTATGTGCATACGATCACGTTGGGGTATACCTTCCACTTGAACGATTTGCCGCTAGAGTATGAGCAGGCTACCCTCGAGGTGGATGATCAGGCCGCGCTGGATGCAGTGCAATCGACAGATTTGAATTAA
- the coxB gene encoding cytochrome c oxidase subunit II: MMTVAKRLGLAAMTAPIAGVALAQTAIEDLEIVGAPTPGATGFQPAVTELARDLQWLDGWLLVMCAAISLFVVGLIAWVALRYNAKANPTPATFTHNSPLEVAWTIVPIVILVFIGAFSLPVLFKQQEIPEGDINISVTGYQWYWTYEYTDEDVFFESYMIGANEGNLNAGIIEQLEEAGYSEDEFRLATDTAVVVPMGATVVMTITGADVIHSWTIPAFGVKQDAVPGRFAQLWFNAEREGIYFGQCSELCGKDHAFMPITVKVVHPDVYEEWLAGAKVEFPT; encoded by the coding sequence ATGATGACCGTTGCAAAACGTCTTGGCCTTGCCGCAATGACCGCGCCAATTGCGGGGGTTGCACTGGCACAAACCGCCATCGAAGATCTTGAGATCGTTGGCGCACCAACGCCCGGCGCGACGGGCTTTCAGCCCGCTGTCACCGAACTCGCCCGTGATTTGCAGTGGCTGGACGGATGGCTTTTGGTGATGTGTGCCGCGATTTCGCTGTTCGTGGTTGGCCTGATTGCGTGGGTTGCTCTGCGCTACAATGCCAAAGCGAACCCGACGCCTGCGACATTCACTCATAATTCCCCACTGGAAGTTGCTTGGACGATCGTTCCGATCGTGATTCTTGTTTTCATCGGCGCGTTTTCTTTGCCGGTTTTGTTCAAGCAGCAGGAAATTCCGGAAGGCGACATCAACATTTCTGTAACCGGCTACCAGTGGTATTGGACCTATGAATACACTGACGAAGACGTGTTCTTTGAAAGCTACATGATCGGGGCCAATGAGGGCAACCTGAACGCGGGCATCATCGAACAACTCGAAGAAGCCGGTTATTCCGAAGATGAATTCCGCCTTGCGACTGACACCGCTGTCGTTGTGCCAATGGGCGCGACTGTTGTGATGACCATTACGGGCGCGGACGTTATCCATTCGTGGACGATTCCGGCGTTTGGCGTAAAGCAAGACGCGGTACCGGGTCGTTTTGCGCAGCTTTGGTTTAATGCAGAGCGTGAAGGCATCTACTTTGGCCAGTGTTCTGAGCTGTGTGGTAAAGACCATGCCTTTATGCCGATCACTGTTAAAGTCGTGCATCCTGACGTTTACGAAGAATGGCTTGCGGGCGCGAAAGTGGAATTCCCAACTTAA
- a CDS encoding cytochrome c oxidase subunit 3, with translation MAHEKNHDYHILPPSVWPLLTAVAVFLMLFGAVLWMDSSDSPYMFLMGFAGVLYCMYAWWSDVIVESHQGDHTPVVSIGLRYGFIMFIMSEIMFFAAWFWSFFKHAMYPMGPQSPAIDGQFPPAGIETFDPWHLPLINTLILLCSGAAATWAHHALVHEDNREDVKSGLILAVLLGVLFTGFQAYEYSHAAFGLAGNIYGANFFMATGFHGFHVVIGTIFLFVCYLRVRKGHFTAERHIGFEAAAWYWHFVDVVWLFLFASVYVWGQ, from the coding sequence ATGGCCCACGAAAAAAACCACGATTATCACATCCTGCCGCCTTCTGTGTGGCCACTGCTAACAGCGGTCGCGGTCTTCTTAATGCTGTTTGGCGCCGTTCTCTGGATGGATTCTAGTGACAGCCCCTACATGTTCCTGATGGGCTTCGCGGGGGTGCTGTACTGCATGTACGCGTGGTGGTCTGACGTTATCGTTGAATCCCACCAAGGTGATCACACGCCAGTCGTCAGCATCGGCCTGCGATATGGGTTCATTATGTTCATTATGTCCGAAATCATGTTTTTTGCCGCATGGTTCTGGTCTTTTTTCAAGCACGCGATGTACCCGATGGGGCCACAATCGCCAGCGATCGACGGACAATTCCCTCCGGCTGGGATTGAAACGTTCGACCCTTGGCATTTGCCGCTGATCAACACGTTGATCCTGCTGTGTTCGGGCGCTGCCGCGACTTGGGCGCACCACGCACTTGTCCATGAAGACAACCGCGAAGACGTCAAAAGCGGTCTGATCCTCGCCGTTTTGCTCGGTGTGTTGTTCACTGGGTTCCAAGCCTATGAATACAGCCATGCGGCCTTTGGTCTTGCTGGAAATATTTATGGCGCGAACTTCTTTATGGCGACGGGATTTCACGGCTTTCACGTTGTGATCGGCACGATCTTTTTGTTCGTGTGCTACCTGCGTGTCCGCAAGGGCCACTTCACGGCAGAACGCCACATCGGCTTCGAAGCTGCGGCTTGGTACTGGCACTTTGTGGACGTGGTATGGCTGTTCTTGTTCGCATCTGTCTATGTCTGGGGCCAGTAA
- a CDS encoding IS4 family transposase: MITKALTTRKKRLSPHLELSNSRLETMCLLIMGMVNARTVNLSHLACEFPTDSKVESTYRRLQRFFQHVDLGSDWAAPLLVEMIGSGPTWHLCLDRTNWKISQRHVNFLVLALVTRRHRIPLMWSVLGRAGNSDTAQRIALMKRYLSVFEVSTIKFLLADREFIGAQWLDFLHKNNVPFVIRIKANQLVTTQDGKTQNLSTLLRTCRGKRNFDARFGGNNLGEATWFSFAAKRIKGGELLIVVSNRPAHRALATYKKRWAIESLFGDTKARGFNLEDTRLTISKKLELLLGLVALAVAWASKTATKLIGGGKMKRKKHGYFAKSFFRIGFDQLRKLLRSDPNAAVSPWILIPPIITRVV, from the coding sequence ATGATCACGAAAGCCCTGACGACCCGCAAGAAGAGGTTATCCCCCCATTTAGAGTTGAGCAACAGTCGCCTTGAAACGATGTGCCTCTTGATCATGGGAATGGTGAATGCCCGGACGGTAAATTTGAGCCATCTGGCCTGTGAGTTTCCTACCGATAGCAAGGTTGAAAGCACCTACCGTCGCCTACAACGCTTTTTCCAGCATGTTGATCTTGGCTCGGATTGGGCGGCCCCCTTGCTTGTTGAAATGATTGGTTCTGGCCCCACCTGGCATTTATGCTTGGACCGAACAAATTGGAAAATTAGCCAACGCCATGTCAACTTCTTGGTCTTAGCCCTTGTCACACGCCGCCACCGTATTCCGTTGATGTGGAGCGTTTTGGGGCGTGCAGGGAACAGCGATACTGCTCAGCGCATTGCCTTGATGAAACGTTATCTGTCGGTGTTTGAGGTCTCCACCATCAAGTTCTTGTTAGCGGACCGGGAATTCATTGGAGCACAATGGTTGGATTTTCTTCATAAAAACAACGTCCCATTTGTCATCCGTATCAAAGCAAACCAACTTGTGACCACACAGGACGGGAAAACGCAAAATCTAAGCACCTTGTTGCGCACCTGTCGCGGTAAGCGCAACTTTGATGCCCGATTTGGAGGCAACAATTTGGGGGAGGCCACGTGGTTTAGCTTTGCTGCAAAGCGCATCAAGGGGGGTGAGCTTTTGATCGTCGTCTCTAATCGGCCCGCACATCGGGCCCTCGCCACCTACAAGAAAAGATGGGCCATTGAGAGCCTCTTTGGCGACACAAAGGCACGCGGCTTCAATCTTGAAGACACACGACTGACCATCTCCAAAAAACTTGAGCTTCTTTTAGGTCTCGTTGCGCTCGCGGTTGCATGGGCATCTAAAACCGCCACAAAGCTTATTGGAGGCGGGAAAATGAAGCGGAAAAAACACGGATATTTTGCAAAGTCATTCTTTCGAATTGGCTTCGATCAGCTCCGTAAACTGCTCAGGTCAGACCCAAACGCCGCTGTCTCACCGTGGATACTAATTCCACCCATAATCACAAGAGTCGTGTAG
- the tldD gene encoding metalloprotease TldD, whose translation MAHDLFRPFETNLDQDSALAMVRDATAGADDGELFLERRRSEVLSFDDGRIRTASYDASEGFGLRAVRGEVAGYSHSTTINEHALRRAVATARLAVGDGGGTMADAPSRTNTVLYTDADPMADAAFPAKIDLLKEIDAFCRDLDPRVVQVSATLAASHQEVVILRPEGTLVTDTRPMSRLNISVIVEDNGRRESGGMGGGGRAGLINLIGPDSWQPVARESLRIALVNLEAEAAPAGVFDVLLGPGWPGILLHEAVGHGLEGDFNRKGTSAFSGLMGQQIASKGVTVLDDGTIPDRRGSITVDDEGTPSAKNVLIDDGVLVGFMQDRQNARLMGVAPTGNGRRESYAHIPMPRMTNTYMLNGNDDPKDMLAGLKDGIYAVGFGGGQVDITNGKFVFSCTEAYRVKNGKVGAPVKGATLIGDGATALKQIRGIGNDLALDPGIGNCGKAGQWVPVGVGQPSLLIGGLTVGGAGV comes from the coding sequence ATGGCGCACGATCTTTTCCGCCCGTTCGAAACGAATTTAGACCAAGATAGCGCGTTGGCAATGGTCCGTGACGCGACGGCTGGCGCCGATGATGGCGAATTGTTCCTCGAACGCCGCCGATCCGAGGTTTTATCGTTTGACGATGGCCGGATCAGAACCGCCAGCTATGACGCTTCCGAAGGGTTCGGATTGCGTGCTGTGCGCGGTGAGGTCGCAGGTTATTCCCATTCCACCACCATCAATGAACATGCGCTGCGCCGCGCCGTCGCGACGGCACGTTTGGCCGTAGGGGACGGCGGTGGCACAATGGCTGACGCCCCTTCCCGCACAAATACGGTTCTATATACCGACGCCGACCCGATGGCAGACGCGGCTTTTCCTGCGAAAATCGACCTGCTCAAAGAAATCGATGCGTTTTGTCGCGATCTGGACCCGCGCGTTGTGCAGGTCTCAGCGACCCTCGCCGCGTCGCACCAAGAAGTTGTAATTTTGCGCCCAGAAGGCACGCTGGTCACGGACACCCGCCCGATGTCGCGCCTCAATATTTCGGTAATCGTCGAAGATAACGGTCGTCGCGAATCCGGCGGAATGGGCGGTGGTGGTCGTGCGGGCCTGATCAACCTGATCGGACCAGACAGCTGGCAACCTGTTGCGCGCGAATCGTTGCGCATCGCATTGGTGAACCTTGAGGCAGAGGCCGCACCGGCTGGTGTGTTCGACGTCCTCCTCGGCCCCGGTTGGCCCGGAATTTTGCTGCACGAGGCTGTTGGTCACGGCCTTGAGGGTGATTTCAACCGCAAAGGCACGTCGGCATTTTCGGGTTTGATGGGCCAACAGATCGCGTCCAAAGGCGTCACCGTTCTGGACGACGGCACCATTCCGGATCGACGCGGGTCCATCACGGTTGACGACGAAGGCACGCCCAGCGCCAAGAATGTGCTGATTGACGACGGCGTCCTCGTGGGCTTCATGCAAGACCGCCAAAATGCGCGTCTGATGGGGGTTGCCCCCACCGGCAACGGGCGGCGTGAAAGCTATGCGCACATCCCGATGCCGCGCATGACCAACACCTATATGTTGAATGGCAATGATGACCCGAAAGACATGCTCGCGGGCCTGAAAGACGGTATCTACGCGGTGGGCTTCGGCGGCGGTCAGGTCGACATCACCAACGGCAAATTCGTGTTCAGCTGTACTGAGGCGTACCGCGTCAAGAACGGCAAAGTCGGCGCCCCCGTCAAAGGCGCGACGCTGATTGGCGACGGTGCCACCGCGCTGAAACAGATCCGTGGCATCGGCAACGACCTCGCACTTGACCCCGGCATCGGCAACTGCGGCAAGGCAGGCCAATGGGTGCCCGTGGGTGTGGGCCAGCCGAGCCTGTTGATTGGGGGTTTGACGGTAGGTGGCGCGGGCGTGTGA
- the cyoE gene encoding heme o synthase, with protein sequence MADATNQTQTQDAQMGDYFALMKPRVMQLVVFTAFVGLVVAPVGVNPFIGFVAILCIAVGAGASASLNMWWDADIDAIMKRTVKRPIPSGTVTEGEALGIGLALSGFSIVLLFLATNALAAGLLAFTIFFYAVIYSMWLKRSTPQNIVIGGAAGAFPPMIGWAVATGSVSIESVLMFALIFMWTPPHFWALALFVKSDYGDAGVPMLTETHGRTVTRKHIIAYCAPLVLVALWLGFTSIGGPFYLFVAVALNIWFLKGCYAIWRRTDADSDADNYAVEKHTFKVSLYYLFGHFGALMIEALLRNYGLTSWAGW encoded by the coding sequence ATGGCAGACGCAACCAACCAAACGCAGACGCAAGACGCGCAAATGGGCGATTATTTCGCCCTGATGAAGCCGCGGGTTATGCAACTGGTCGTTTTTACAGCGTTCGTAGGGCTGGTTGTTGCCCCTGTTGGCGTAAACCCGTTCATCGGATTTGTTGCCATTTTATGCATCGCCGTTGGCGCGGGCGCGTCGGCTTCGTTGAATATGTGGTGGGACGCCGACATTGACGCGATCATGAAGCGCACCGTCAAACGCCCGATCCCGTCGGGCACTGTAACTGAGGGGGAGGCGCTTGGCATTGGTCTGGCGTTGTCAGGTTTTTCCATTGTGCTGTTGTTCTTGGCGACGAACGCTTTGGCCGCGGGCTTGCTTGCGTTCACGATCTTTTTCTACGCGGTCATCTATTCCATGTGGCTAAAGCGATCCACGCCGCAAAACATCGTGATTGGCGGCGCGGCCGGTGCGTTCCCCCCGATGATTGGTTGGGCCGTGGCCACGGGCAGCGTGTCTATCGAATCTGTGTTGATGTTTGCGCTGATCTTCATGTGGACGCCGCCGCATTTCTGGGCGTTGGCACTGTTTGTGAAATCCGATTACGGTGATGCGGGTGTGCCGATGCTGACGGAAACCCACGGGCGCACAGTGACGCGTAAACATATTATCGCCTATTGCGCGCCGCTGGTTCTTGTCGCGCTTTGGCTTGGTTTTACGTCGATTGGCGGACCATTTTATCTGTTCGTGGCTGTGGCGCTGAACATCTGGTTCCTGAAAGGCTGCTACGCAATCTGGCGCCGCACGGATGCAGATTCGGACGCAGACAATTACGCCGTTGAAAAACACACGTTCAAAGTATCGCTGTATTATCTGTTTGGCCATTTCGGCGCGTTGATGATCGAGGCGCTGTTGCGTAATTATGGCCTCACATCTTGGGCGGGCTGGTAG